A stretch of Carya illinoinensis cultivar Pawnee chromosome 14, C.illinoinensisPawnee_v1, whole genome shotgun sequence DNA encodes these proteins:
- the LOC122293366 gene encoding chitinase 2-like, translating into MEFPKLFLTLLIIESLFIPQMQVQASPTNSNLFREYIGAEFKNVKFTDVPINPSVEFHFLLSFTIDYDTSAFPSPTNGKFNIFWDSENLSPSQVSSIKNAHSNVKVGLSLGGDSVANGFAFFSPSSIDSWVSNAVSSLTKIIKQYHLDGIDIDYEHFKGDSNTFAECIGQLISTLKSKKVISFASIAPFDDNQVQKHYLALWKNYGNQIDYVNFQFYAYDKGTTVSQFMDYFHTQSSKYKGGKVLASFISDGNGGLSPQNGFFTACNMLRSQQQLHGIFIWSADDSKANGFCFEKQSQALLAAPQ; encoded by the coding sequence ATGGAATTTCCCAAGCTCTTTTTAACCCTTCTTATCATTGAATCTCTCTTCATCCCCCAAATGCAAGTCCAAGCATCACCCACAAACTCAAACCTCTTCAGGGAATATATAGGAGCTGAGTTCAAAAATGTCAAATTTACAGATGTTCCTATAAACCCAAGTGTTGAATTCCACTTCCTTCTCTCTTTTACTATTGACTATGACACCTCAGCTTTCCCCTCTCCTACCAATGGAAAATTCAACATCTTCTGGGACTCTGAGAATCTTAGCCCCTCCCAAGTTTCATCGATCAAGAATGCCCATTCAAATGTCAAGGTTGGCTTGAGCTTAGGAGGAGATAGTGTAGCCAATGGCTTTGCTTTCTTCAGCCCCTCTTCAATAGATTCCTGGGTGTCTAATGCTGTTTCATCACTCACAAAGATCATAAAGCAATATCATTTGGATGGGATTGACATTGACTATGAACACTTCAAAGGTGATTCTAATACCTTTGCAGAGTGCATCGGGCAGCTTATATCAACTTTGAAGAGCAAGAAGGTAATCTCATTTGCTTCTATAGCTCCATTCGATGACAATCAAGTTCAGAAACATTACTTGGCACTCTGGAAGAACTATGGGAACCAAATAGACTATGTCAACTTCCAGTTTTATGCATATGATAAGGGAACCACTGTGTCTCAATTTATGGACTATTTCCACACCCAAAGCTCCAAATACAAGGGTGGTAAGGTGTTGGCAAGCTTTATTAGTGATGGAAATGGAGGGTTATCCCCACAAAATGGGTTCTTTACTGCCTGCAATATGCTCAGGAGCCAGCAGCAACTTCATGGTATCTTTATCTGGTCTGCAGATGACTCCAAGGCAAATGGTTTCTGCTTTGAGAAGCAATCACAGGCACTTTTGGCAGCTCCCCAGTAG
- the LOC122293566 gene encoding uncharacterized protein LOC122293566, which yields MRWHKEQRVTDNTSMRHPADSESWKTFDQAHPRFARDARNVRLGLASDGFNPFNNLAKPYSIWPVILVPYNLPPWLCMKDMFFRTSLIIPGPKSLGNDIDVYLQPLIDELLELWSHGIPTYDASTKEMFMLHAALLWTINDFPAYGNLSGWSTKGKMACPSCNAQTDSNWLKYGRKHCYMGHRRLLPRDHIWRTRKGLFNGKEDLRMPPTMVEGVDLLTQLQMLGDIQFGKSCRKRKRTAEELNWTKKSIFFKLPYWSTLRLRHNLDVMHIEKNISENILGTLMNIPGKTKDNINSRRDLEILGFRKELHLKREGERVTMPHAAYTLHGDERNKFCAWLAEVKYPDGFAANITHCVSVRDSKISGLKSHDHHVLLQSLLPTAVRGFLKGDIALALTELSSFFKELCARTLDVNRLSKLQLDIVTILCKLEMIFPPSFFDVMVHLAVHLPHEAIIGGPVQYRWMYPFERFLGKFKRYVKNKARPEGSIAEAWVHIECLTFCSMYLQDVETKFNRPDRNFDGVEEESIDGEHYEKCKVSNLNSIERTQQTEFPIWFKQRVLDQRSKNPLDVSPDLYALACGPDRWIASYAACVINVKRFHTKSRELRRRSQNSGVLVTGDQDTDNVDFYGVINDVVELHYMGGRRVYLFSCDWFDVGDKKRGVRVDNHLTSLNMNRTWYKDEPYVLACQASQCFYIRDLREKGNWYVVQKYNNRNVYDIPPVPRVLESIDGESSDDDAYQENESAYDYPLLHCDACPVSTPLSRTDIEPSLIKPRDQMESGGNSRLLGDFIDDAMAPSGSGDAYGDWEYSDDDDPSTEEESDSE from the exons ATGAGATGGCATAAGGAGCAGCGGGTCACCGATAACACTAGTATGagacatcctgctgactctgagTCTTGGAAGACATTTGATCAAGCTCACCCCAGATTTGCTAGGGATGCTCGCAATGTGCGGCTCGGTTTGGCAAGCGACGGATTTAATCCATTCAACAATCTGGCTAAACcttatagcatttggccagtgatTCTTGTCCCGTATAACTTACCACcgtggttatgcatgaaagacatGTTCTTCAGGACATCCCTCATTATCCCTGGTCCAAAATCACTaggaaatgatattgatgtttaTTTGCAACCGTTAATTGATGAGTTACTTGAACTCTGGTCACATGGGATACCTACATATGATGCATCTACTAAGGAAATGTTCATGTTACATGCTGCCTTattgtggacaatcaatgactttcccGCCTATGGAAATCTATCTGGGTGGTCAACAAaagggaaaatggcatgtccgtCTTGCAATGCACAAACAGATTCCAACTGGTTGAAGTATGGTAGGAAGCATTGTTACATGGGACATCGACGTCTCTTACCGAGAGATCACATTTGGCGAACGAGAAAAGGGTTGTTTAACGGTAAAGAAGATCTTCGCATGCCCCCAACAATGGTTGAAGGAGTGGATCTTTTAACTCAATTACAAATGCTTGGAGATATTCAATTTGGAAAATCTTGTAGGAAGAGGAAACGCACTGCAGAGGAGTTGAACTGGACTAAGAAAAGCATCTTCTTCAAACTACCTTATTGGTCAACTTTGCGGCttagacataatctagatgttatgcatattgagaagaatatttccGAGAACATTTTGGGCACTCTTATGAACATTCCTGGCAAGACAAAAGATAACATTAATTCACGGCGTGATCTAGAGATCTTGGGCTTCAGAAAGGAATTACATTTGAAACGTGAAGGTGAGCGTGTTACAATGCCACATGCAGCATACACATTACATGGAGATGaaaggaataaattttgtgcGTGGCTTGCTGAGGTTAAATATCCAGATGGGTTCGCTGCCAATATCACTCATTGTGTATCTGTACGAGATTCCAAAATCTCAGGGCTTAAAAGCCATGACCATCATGTTTTGTTGCAATCACTACTTCCTACTGCTGTGAGGGGGTTCTTAAAGGGGGATATTGCGttggctttgactgaacttagtagtttcttcaaagagttgtgtGCCCGAACACTAGATGTGAATCGTCTATCAAAGCTTCAACTTGATATCGTCACCATTTTAtgcaaattggagatgatatttcctccatcttttttcgATGTTATGGTCCACCTAGCTGTACACTTACCCCATGAGGCCATTATCGGAGGTCCAGTTCAATATCGGTGGATGTACCCGTTTGAAAGGTTTCTCGGGAAATTCAaacggtatgttaagaataaagcccgtCCAGAGGGTTCAATAGCGGAAGCCTGGGTTCACATTGAGTGTTTGACATTTTGCTCCATGTATCTCCAAGATGTGGAGACGAAGTTTAATCGACCAGATCGCAACTTTGATGGTGTTGAAGAGGAGAGTATAGATgg GGAACACTATGAGAAATGCAAGGTGTCAAACCTGAATTCTATAGAGCGCACCCAACAAACTGAGTTTCCCATTTGGTTCAAGCAACGG GTTCTGGACCAGCGTAGCAAGAATCCACTTGATGTGTCCCCAGATTTGTATGCGTTAGCTTGCGGACCTGATCGGTGGATTGCATCATATGCGGCTTGTGTTATAAATGTTAAAAGGTTCCATACGAAGTCTCGTGAACTTCGCCGACGTTCACAAAATTCTGGGGTGTTGGTAACTGGTGACCAAGATACTGATAATGTAGACTTTTATGGTGTTATCAATGATGTTGTGGAGTTACACTACATGGGGGGTCGTAGAGTATACTTGTTCAGctgtgattggtttgatgttggtgacAAAAAACGGGGGGTACGAGTAGACAATCATTTAACTAGTCTCAATATGAATAGGACTTGGTATAAAGACGAACCATATGTGTTGGCATGCCAGGCTTCCCAGTGTTTTTACATTAGGGATCTAAGGGAGAAAGGGAATTGGTATGTTGTGCAGAAGTACAATAATAGGAATGTGTATGATATTCCACCAGTGCCGAGGGTTTTAGAAAGCATTGATGGCGAATCCAGTGACGATGATGCCTATCAAGAGAATGAGTCTGCATATGACTATCcccttttgcattgtgatgcatgtccagtgtcaactccacttAGTAGGACTGATATAGAACCTTCCCTTATTAAGCCACGAGACCAGATGGAGTCGGGTGGTAATAGTAGATTATTGGGAGATTTTATTGATGACGCTATGGCTCCATCTGGTTCCGGAGATGCTTATGGTGATTGGGAATATTCAGATGATGATGACCCATCCACCGAGGAAGAGTCTGACTCAGAATAA